The sequence below is a genomic window from Sorangiineae bacterium MSr12523.
CAGCATATGCCGTCCGAACACCTGGCAGGCGCGTAGGGTGCCCGTGAGGTTCGTGGCCAGAATATCGTTCCATTCTTCCTCGCTCACATCGAGCGTGGGGGTCCGTTTGGTCTTTCCGGCGCAGTTGATCAAAATATCCACTTTGCCAAACGCCTTCACGGCCCCCTCCAGCAGGCTCTCGAGCGATGCGCGGTTTCCCACGTCGGATGTCACGCGGAGCGTGCGGCGCCCTCGCCGCTCGATTTCTTTCGCGACCTCCTCCACGGGCTCTGGACGTCGAGCAGACGCCACGACGTCGGCCCCCGCATCCGCCAGACCCAAACTAAGGGCCCTTCCAATGCCGGTCGTTCCCCCCAGAACCACGGCCACGCGCCCGTTCAGGCGCAAACCATCGACATGACCCGACGCTGCTTGGTCCTGTGCACTCATGAACGCTCCCTCGTTGCCCGTCTCGCAATTGGTAAGGCCACTTGACAGCCTGACCATGTTTTCGTAGTATTACACCGGTTACCTTGCGGATTCTAGACAGTCAAGTCGCGCCTCACGTTCGAACGACTTCGAGAGGATTCACATGAAGGCGGGAAGGCGGGAAGGTTTTTTTGTTGGTTCAATCGGAGCCATCGGCCCAACTGAAACGACAAAAAAATCGCGACGCGACGGGCGCGTCGACACCCCTTCCCGCCTTCCCGCCTTCATGTGAATCCTCTCTAGAGTCACTGAGCTCCCATGCCGATACGAACCGTCGAAAATCAGCGTCTCTATCGGCAAATCGCAGATCAGGTCACTGCGCTGATCGAGGCTGGGGAATTCGCGCACGGTTCGCGTCTTCCCTCCGAGCGCGATCTGGCCGTGCAGCTCGGTGTGTCGCGGCCTTCGGTGCGGGAAGCGCTCATTGCCCTCGAAATCGAGGGAAAGGTCGAAGTGCGGGTGGGAGCCGGCATTTTCGTGGCCGCACCGCGGCCGGTAGCCGTTCCCGATCCTTCGACCGAAGCGGGCCCCTTCGAGCACCTGCGCGCGCGCTGGCTGATCGAAGGCGAGATTGCTGCCGAGGCAGCGAAAAATGCGCAAGCGGAGGATCTCGTTCCGATTCGCGCGAGCGTGCAGGACATGCAAAATCGCGTCCGCAAAGAGCTTCCCACGGAGGACTCCGACCGCGCCTTTCACTGTGGCATCGCCAAGGCGACGCACAACAGCGCGCTCGTTCCCGTGGTTCACGATTTATGGGGCCGCGGGCGCGGT
It includes:
- a CDS encoding glucose 1-dehydrogenase; translated protein: MSAQDQAASGHVDGLRLNGRVAVVLGGTTGIGRALSLGLADAGADVVASARRPEPVEEVAKEIERRGRRTLRVTSDVGNRASLESLLEGAVKAFGKVDILINCAGKTKRTPTLDVSEEEWNDILATNLTGTLRACQVFGRHMLQRGYGRIINIASISTFVALYETAAYNSSKAAVGALTKTLAIEWGSRGVLVNAIAPGVFRTDLNAGLLDGTERGREFGVRNPMKRFGRVEELAGAAVFLASDAASFVNGEILVVDGGVLASGVNQ
- a CDS encoding GntR family transcriptional regulator gives rise to the protein MPIRTVENQRLYRQIADQVTALIEAGEFAHGSRLPSERDLAVQLGVSRPSVREALIALEIEGKVEVRVGAGIFVAAPRPVAVPDPSTEAGPFEHLRARWLIEGEIAAEAAKNAQAEDLVPIRASVQDMQNRVRKELPTEDSDRAFHCGIAKATHNSALVPVVHDLWGRGRGAIWRRMEHHFQTHDLRTATLEDHRAILDMLETADARGARAAMRHHLDRVVREFSRRWDLLKETETGINPALQALAKKRGSQR